A stretch of the Bacillus anthracis str. Vollum genome encodes the following:
- a CDS encoding MgtC/SapB family protein — translation MSANFDFIIRIGVAGLLGAIIGIEREIRSKEAGLKTHFLVAVGSALIMVVSKYAFSDSMNEEHMALDPSRIAAQVVSGVGFLGAGTIIIQKQAVKGLTTAAGLWATAGIGLAIGAGMYVVGIGATILVLIGLEIVSRIFKVQFLFPQNITVQMCINKHEAVQQILETLQVKGIPILSYEVETSQQGTEIVYKVGMQLKNISSEEKNEFIQHMQTLPEVTFIKLKS, via the coding sequence GTGAGTGCAAATTTTGATTTCATTATACGAATCGGTGTTGCGGGTTTGTTAGGGGCAATAATCGGTATTGAAAGGGAAATTCGATCAAAAGAAGCGGGCTTAAAAACACATTTCCTAGTAGCGGTAGGGAGTGCATTAATAATGGTCGTTTCGAAATATGCTTTTTCAGATAGTATGAATGAAGAACATATGGCACTTGATCCGAGCCGTATTGCAGCGCAAGTTGTTAGTGGAGTCGGTTTTTTAGGTGCAGGTACAATTATTATTCAAAAGCAGGCGGTGAAAGGATTAACGACAGCAGCTGGTTTATGGGCTACAGCAGGAATTGGATTAGCAATTGGGGCTGGTATGTATGTAGTAGGAATTGGAGCGACGATTCTCGTTTTAATTGGTTTAGAGATTGTAAGCCGTATTTTTAAGGTGCAATTTTTATTTCCGCAAAATATAACGGTGCAAATGTGTATAAATAAACATGAAGCAGTACAACAAATATTAGAAACACTACAAGTGAAAGGCATTCCAATACTTTCATATGAAGTGGAAACTTCACAGCAAGGTACAGAAATAGTTTATAAGGTAGGGATGCAACTGAAAAACATATCGTCAGAAGAAAAGAATGAGTTTATTCAGCATATGCAAACATTACCAGAAGTTACATTCATAAAGTTAAAATCATAG
- a CDS encoding glycosyltransferase produces MSNGTNEKNINKMPLVSVLIPTYNRPHYFEKALCSVLEQTYPNVEIIIGDDSTNDETEKVLQKYLCKHSNIIYIKNRSTFGQFENALMLLNKANGEYINFLMDDDLFHVNKIQKMMQYFLNDLDNEIKLVTSHRQVIDGEGNLLPDVYSTMPLFDTDTIIEGIQLGNLVITNQKNYIGEPTTVLFRKSDLTEPYGMFDQRRYLCNVDVASWLSLLSKGKAVYIAETLSYFRLHSNQQLNKSNQLMDGLEDFSHGIIAGEKYGFLSSEQELDKAITNFLDYARRIVPSSILYSLDYYQQIKLKKINLEKKKQHINNSSHLPKVSILIPAYNRPHYLELALKSALNQTYENIEIIISDDSTNDEVKVMIQPYLKEYNYITYVKNETPLVAENFNQCIELATGEYINFLLDDDLFHHEKIERMMKYFLELENISFVTSYRELIDENGEILPPSTLNVKIATETTIFEGEALGNYMLKHLKNVVGEPTTVLFNRNFFGGKFGYFKGKAYSAINDIATWLDMMRKGKVVYIQEPLSYFRQHSGQNQKQMHFILMTIEEWIELITDAHNSGFLNSEQDYKESLSYCLENAGFILKDAVRSGGLNQIYNEKIKIGLNKLVTHIFEKEICYCQYCNQGFGEFSPWPAHYDFLKYQFEMWNKYTGICPVCYSMDRERLYRAYIETETDLLSENYTMLHIAPEVKVREWLNQYKNITYVCGDLEPKDSVMEEIDITRIAYENNTFDVILCSHVLEHIIDDEKAMRELYRVLKPNGWGIIQVPIVMNVDYIIENKSIVSPILRKIAFGQEDHVRIYNRSGFIQRLTDAGFKVELYNIAEKQGMKIARKFGLSKTDMLYIVRK; encoded by the coding sequence ATGAGTAATGGTACAAATGAAAAGAACATAAATAAAATGCCGTTAGTAAGTGTATTAATTCCTACGTATAATCGTCCGCATTATTTTGAAAAAGCATTATGTAGTGTGTTAGAACAAACATATCCAAATGTGGAAATTATTATAGGGGATGATAGTACGAATGATGAAACAGAAAAGGTGTTACAAAAGTATTTATGTAAGCATTCAAATATTATCTATATAAAAAATAGATCAACTTTTGGACAATTTGAAAATGCACTTATGTTATTGAATAAGGCGAACGGTGAATATATAAATTTCTTGATGGATGATGACTTATTTCATGTAAATAAAATTCAAAAAATGATGCAATACTTTTTAAATGATCTAGATAATGAAATTAAGCTTGTAACATCGCATCGTCAAGTAATAGATGGGGAAGGCAACCTATTGCCAGATGTTTATTCAACGATGCCGTTGTTTGATACAGATACAATTATAGAGGGGATACAATTAGGAAATCTGGTAATTACGAATCAAAAGAATTATATAGGAGAGCCGACGACAGTATTATTCCGTAAAAGTGATTTAACAGAACCGTATGGTATGTTTGATCAGAGACGGTATCTTTGTAACGTAGATGTAGCTTCATGGTTATCCTTACTAAGTAAAGGAAAAGCAGTATATATAGCGGAAACACTCAGTTACTTTCGATTACATTCAAATCAGCAGTTGAATAAATCGAATCAGCTTATGGATGGATTAGAAGATTTTTCGCATGGCATTATAGCTGGAGAAAAATATGGTTTCTTATCTTCTGAACAGGAGTTAGATAAAGCTATTACTAATTTTCTAGACTATGCAAGAAGAATCGTTCCATCATCCATACTATATTCATTGGACTATTATCAACAAATTAAGTTAAAGAAAATAAATTTAGAAAAGAAAAAACAACATATAAATAACAGTTCGCATCTTCCAAAAGTCAGTATACTTATTCCTGCCTACAATAGACCTCATTACTTAGAATTAGCCCTTAAAAGTGCTTTAAACCAAACCTATGAAAATATAGAAATTATTATATCTGACGATAGTACAAATGATGAAGTTAAAGTAATGATCCAGCCATACTTAAAAGAATATAATTATATAACATATGTGAAAAATGAAACGCCATTAGTAGCTGAAAATTTTAATCAATGCATAGAGCTTGCTACTGGTGAATATATAAATTTTTTATTAGATGACGATTTGTTTCATCATGAAAAGATTGAAAGAATGATGAAATATTTTTTGGAATTAGAAAATATCTCGTTTGTGACGTCATATCGCGAACTGATTGATGAGAATGGAGAAATATTACCTCCCTCAACCTTAAATGTGAAAATTGCCACAGAAACTACAATTTTTGAAGGAGAAGCACTAGGGAATTATATGTTGAAACATTTGAAAAATGTAGTTGGAGAACCGACAACGGTTTTGTTTAATCGTAATTTTTTTGGAGGCAAGTTTGGTTATTTTAAGGGAAAAGCGTATTCAGCCATTAATGACATTGCAACTTGGCTAGATATGATGAGGAAAGGGAAAGTAGTATATATACAAGAACCTCTTAGTTACTTTAGACAACATAGTGGGCAAAATCAAAAGCAAATGCACTTTATATTAATGACAATTGAAGAATGGATTGAATTAATTACGGATGCACATAATAGTGGATTTTTAAATTCTGAACAAGATTATAAAGAGAGCTTATCTTATTGTTTAGAGAATGCGGGTTTTATACTTAAAGATGCAGTTAGAAGTGGAGGACTTAATCAAATTTATAATGAAAAGATAAAAATCGGATTAAATAAATTAGTTACTCATATATTCGAGAAAGAGATTTGTTATTGTCAATATTGTAATCAAGGATTTGGGGAATTTTCCCCTTGGCCAGCACATTACGATTTTTTAAAATATCAATTTGAGATGTGGAATAAATATACAGGTATCTGTCCAGTTTGCTATTCAATGGATCGTGAAAGGTTATATCGTGCGTACATTGAAACGGAAACGGATTTGTTAAGTGAGAATTATACAATGCTTCATATTGCACCTGAAGTAAAGGTAAGAGAATGGCTTAACCAGTATAAAAATATTACTTATGTATGTGGGGATTTAGAGCCAAAGGATTCTGTAATGGAGGAAATTGATATTACAAGAATTGCATACGAAAATAATACCTTTGATGTGATTTTATGTAGTCATGTGTTAGAACACATTATAGATGATGAAAAAGCAATGCGAGAATTATATAGAGTATTAAAACCAAATGGGTGGGGAATTATTCAAGTACCAATCGTAATGAATGTAGATTATATTATAGAGAATAAATCTATCGTATCCCCAATATTGAGAAAAATAGCTTTTGGTCAAGAAGATCATGTGAGGATTTATAATCGATCGGGTTTTATTCAACGATTAACAGATGCAGGATTTAAGGTGGAATTGTATAACATAGCTGAGAAACAAGGAATGAAAATTGCTAGGAAATTTGGATTATCTAAAACGGATATGCTGTATATTGTCCGAAAATGA
- a CDS encoding aminotransferase class I/II-fold pyridoxal phosphate-dependent enzyme yields MNSIPFLRASIVPVNEYLGELEKIDISHIYTNYGPLNQHFEEKIMSEFFDSKGAVTTVANATLGLMAAIQFKKRKKGKYALMPSFTFPATPLAAIWCGLEPYFIDVSLDDWCMDKTLLLDKIDELKDEVAVVVPYATFGSWMDLKEYEELERKGIPVVVDAAPGFGLMHEGIHYGQNFSGMMVYSFHATKPFGIGEGGMIYSNNEEEINQIKRMGNFGFDHNRECTMMGFNCKMTEYAAAIGIATMNKWNQKVQERNRISEWYTQLLQSTGLMKKGWEVQKTEAVIHQFMPILCPEKIHNTQVIEVLKKQNIEARLYFSPSCHQQDFFKHYKSTDLTNTNKIAKQIISLPLWEGMTQEIVEQIIMCLMQKVVSTDE; encoded by the coding sequence ATGAATAGTATTCCTTTTTTACGTGCGTCAATTGTACCTGTGAATGAGTATTTAGGTGAATTGGAGAAAATTGATATATCCCACATATATACGAATTATGGACCTTTAAATCAACACTTTGAAGAAAAAATTATGTCGGAATTTTTCGATAGTAAAGGGGCTGTTACAACAGTAGCAAACGCAACACTGGGGTTAATGGCAGCAATTCAATTTAAAAAAAGAAAAAAAGGAAAATATGCGCTCATGCCTAGCTTTACATTCCCAGCTACTCCATTGGCAGCTATTTGGTGTGGATTAGAACCTTATTTTATTGATGTTTCATTAGATGATTGGTGTATGGATAAAACGCTACTTTTAGATAAGATTGATGAATTAAAAGATGAAGTAGCGGTAGTGGTTCCGTATGCAACATTCGGATCATGGATGGATTTAAAAGAATATGAAGAATTAGAAAGAAAAGGCATTCCAGTTGTTGTAGACGCGGCACCAGGGTTTGGGTTAATGCATGAGGGTATACATTACGGTCAGAATTTTAGTGGAATGATGGTATATAGCTTTCATGCAACAAAGCCTTTCGGAATTGGTGAAGGTGGTATGATATATAGCAATAATGAAGAAGAGATAAATCAAATAAAAAGAATGGGTAATTTTGGATTTGATCATAATCGTGAATGTACGATGATGGGGTTTAACTGCAAAATGACTGAGTATGCAGCAGCTATTGGAATCGCAACGATGAATAAATGGAATCAAAAAGTGCAAGAACGAAATCGTATCTCCGAATGGTATACACAGTTATTACAAAGTACAGGATTAATGAAAAAAGGATGGGAAGTTCAAAAGACAGAAGCAGTTATTCATCAATTTATGCCTATTCTCTGCCCAGAAAAAATTCACAATACGCAAGTAATAGAAGTATTGAAAAAGCAAAATATAGAAGCTAGATTATATTTTTCACCATCTTGTCACCAACAAGATTTCTTTAAACACTATAAATCTACAGATTTAACAAATACAAATAAAATAGCAAAACAAATAATTAGTCTACCTTTATGGGAAGGAATGACGCAAGAAATAGTGGAGCAAATTATAATGTGTTTAATGCAGAAGGTGGTGTCGACAGATGAATAG
- a CDS encoding enoyl-CoA hydratase has protein sequence MKNERLVICSKKGSSAVITIQNPPVNALSLEVVQQLINVLEEIEMDDDIAVVIITGIGGKAFVAGGDIKEFPGWIGKGEKYAEMKSIELQRPLNQLENLSKPTIAAINGLALGGGCELALACDLRVIEEQALIGLPEITLGLFPGAGGTQRLPRLIGEGKAKEMMFTGKPITAKEAKEINLVNYITSRGEALNKAKEIAKDISEFSLPALSYMKLAIREGLAVPLQEGLQIEARYFGKVFQTEDVKEGVKAFIEKRVPRFTNK, from the coding sequence ATGAAAAATGAACGATTAGTAATATGCAGTAAGAAAGGGAGTAGTGCAGTCATTACAATTCAAAACCCACCAGTCAACGCTTTAAGTTTAGAAGTAGTGCAACAATTAATAAATGTATTAGAGGAAATAGAGATGGACGATGATATTGCAGTCGTAATTATAACTGGAATTGGGGGGAAAGCCTTTGTAGCTGGAGGGGATATAAAAGAATTTCCAGGTTGGATAGGAAAAGGTGAAAAATATGCTGAGATGAAATCAATAGAATTACAAAGGCCTCTTAATCAACTAGAGAATTTGTCTAAACCAACTATAGCTGCTATTAATGGGTTAGCACTAGGCGGAGGTTGTGAATTAGCACTTGCTTGTGATTTAAGAGTAATAGAAGAACAAGCCTTAATTGGATTACCAGAAATTACGTTAGGTCTATTTCCTGGGGCTGGAGGAACTCAGCGCTTACCTAGATTAATTGGAGAAGGAAAAGCAAAAGAGATGATGTTCACAGGAAAACCAATTACAGCGAAAGAAGCAAAAGAAATAAATTTAGTTAACTACATTACCTCTCGAGGAGAGGCGTTAAATAAAGCAAAAGAGATTGCTAAAGATATAAGTGAATTTTCTCTTCCAGCACTTTCCTATATGAAGTTAGCAATTCGTGAAGGTTTGGCAGTACCTTTACAAGAAGGGCTTCAGATCGAAGCGCGTTATTTTGGGAAAGTGTTTCAAACAGAAGATGTGAAGGAGGGGGTAAAGGCATTTATTGAAAAAAGAGTACCGCGTTTCACCAATAAATAA
- the colA gene encoding collagenase ColA, with protein MKGYSKKVLVGVSFASLMLGSFQGGALAEGTKGEQASYRNVLKMEPVGVQLPVQELAHSSKVLENKSFEKRLQFADLSQRPPELKKESKQLATAKTYTIAELNQLSNQQLVDLLVTIDWEQITGLFQFNKDSLAFYQNDSRIQAIIDKLKQQGQDYTKDDSKGIETLVEVLRSGFYLGFYHTELSKLNERSYHDKCLPALKTIANNANFKLGTLEQNRVVSSYGKLIGNASSDVETITSAAKIFKQYNDNFSTWVDNLSAGNAIYDIMQGVDYDIQSYLYDTRKAPKDTVWYQKIDSYINELSRFALIGTVTEKNGWLINNGIYYTGRLGTFHSTGTKGLQVVTDAMKMYPYLGEQYFVAAEQIATNYGGKDANGNVVNLDQIREDGKKKYLPKTYTFDDGTIVLKAGDKVTEEKVKRLYWAAKEVKAQFHRTVESDQPLEKGNADDVLTMVIYNSPAEYQFNRQLYGYETNNGGLYIEGTGTFFTYERTPEESIYSLEELFRHEFTHYLQGRYEVPGLWGQGKIYENERLSWFEEGNAEFFAGATRTDNVVPRKSIIGGISSNPAERYTAERTLNAKYGTWDFYNYSFALQSYMYNKRYDMFDKVHDLIRKNDVTAYDAYRSALSKDANLNKEYQDYMQMLVDNRDKYNVPLVSDDYLATHAPKPVSDIVAEITAEAKLSNVSVKKNKSQFFHTFTLQGTYTGTTAKGEYEDWKSITQNVNDTLKRLSAKEWTGYKTVTAYFVNYRVNASGQFEYDVVFHGMNTEEGAVNKAPVAVINGPYSGNVNEAISFKSDGSKDEDGKIVAYKWEFGDGTVSNEQNPTHVYTKEGTYTARLTVTDDKGLTNTVTTNVTVQKKEDNSVEKEPNNSFQTANTLQFNQVLRASLGNGDTSDFFEINVETAKNLQINVTKENNIGVNWVLYSEADLNNYITYAQQEGNKLVGSYYTYPGKYYLHVYQYGGGFGNYTVEVK; from the coding sequence ATGAAAGGCTATTCAAAAAAAGTGTTAGTAGGGGTAAGTTTTGCTAGTTTAATGTTAGGGAGTTTTCAAGGGGGCGCATTGGCAGAAGGTACAAAGGGAGAGCAAGCTTCATATCGGAATGTGCTCAAAATGGAACCAGTTGGTGTACAATTACCAGTACAAGAATTAGCTCATTCATCAAAAGTACTTGAAAATAAGTCTTTTGAGAAGAGGTTACAATTTGCTGATTTGTCGCAAAGACCGCCTGAATTGAAAAAGGAGAGTAAGCAATTAGCTACAGCAAAAACTTATACAATTGCTGAGTTAAATCAATTAAGCAATCAGCAGTTAGTAGATTTACTTGTAACAATCGATTGGGAGCAAATTACTGGGCTATTTCAGTTTAACAAGGATAGTCTTGCCTTCTATCAAAATGATAGTAGGATACAGGCAATTATTGATAAATTGAAGCAGCAAGGACAAGATTATACGAAAGATGATTCCAAAGGGATTGAAACTTTAGTAGAGGTATTACGATCAGGATTTTATTTAGGGTTTTATCATACAGAATTAAGTAAACTAAATGAGCGGAGCTATCATGATAAATGCTTACCTGCATTAAAAACGATTGCGAATAACGCGAATTTCAAACTCGGTACGTTAGAACAAAATAGAGTTGTATCATCATACGGAAAATTAATAGGAAATGCTTCGAGTGATGTGGAAACGATAACATCAGCTGCAAAGATTTTTAAACAATATAATGATAATTTTTCTACATGGGTAGATAATCTTTCAGCTGGAAATGCGATTTACGATATTATGCAAGGCGTTGACTACGATATTCAATCGTATTTGTACGATACGAGAAAAGCACCGAAAGATACAGTATGGTATCAAAAAATTGATAGCTATATTAATGAATTAAGTCGTTTTGCTTTAATTGGAACGGTGACAGAGAAGAATGGTTGGCTTATTAATAATGGTATTTATTATACAGGTAGACTTGGTACGTTCCATAGTACAGGGACGAAAGGGTTGCAAGTTGTAACAGATGCCATGAAAATGTATCCGTATTTAGGGGAGCAATATTTCGTAGCGGCTGAGCAAATTGCGACGAATTATGGCGGGAAAGATGCAAATGGAAACGTTGTGAATTTAGATCAAATACGAGAAGATGGTAAGAAGAAATATTTACCGAAAACGTATACATTTGACGATGGGACAATTGTTTTAAAAGCTGGAGATAAAGTGACAGAAGAAAAAGTAAAACGTCTATATTGGGCGGCAAAAGAAGTGAAGGCTCAATTCCATCGTACGGTTGAAAGTGACCAGCCGTTAGAAAAAGGGAATGCTGATGATGTATTAACGATGGTTATTTATAATAGCCCAGCTGAATATCAATTTAACCGTCAATTGTACGGGTATGAAACGAATAACGGCGGTCTTTATATAGAAGGAACAGGTACGTTCTTTACTTATGAGCGTACGCCAGAAGAAAGTATTTATAGTTTAGAGGAATTGTTCCGGCACGAGTTCACACATTACTTACAAGGTAGATATGAAGTGCCAGGACTTTGGGGACAAGGTAAGATTTATGAGAATGAGAGATTATCTTGGTTTGAAGAAGGCAATGCAGAGTTTTTTGCAGGTGCAACGAGAACAGATAATGTTGTACCGAGAAAGAGCATTATAGGAGGAATATCTTCAAATCCGGCAGAACGTTATACGGCAGAGAGAACGTTAAATGCAAAGTACGGAACATGGGATTTTTATAATTATTCCTTCGCTTTACAATCGTACATGTACAATAAGAGATATGATATGTTTGACAAAGTTCATGATCTTATTAGAAAAAATGATGTAACAGCATATGATGCATATCGCTCTGCATTAAGTAAAGATGCGAATTTAAATAAAGAGTATCAAGACTATATGCAAATGTTAGTCGACAATCGTGATAAATATAATGTTCCATTAGTATCAGATGATTATTTAGCAACTCACGCACCGAAACCAGTCTCAGATATTGTGGCAGAAATTACGGCAGAAGCGAAATTAAGTAATGTATCAGTTAAGAAAAATAAATCACAGTTCTTTCATACATTTACACTGCAAGGAACATATACAGGTACGACTGCAAAAGGAGAATATGAAGACTGGAAATCAATTACACAAAACGTAAATGATACGTTAAAACGTTTAAGTGCAAAAGAATGGACAGGCTATAAAACAGTAACAGCTTATTTCGTAAATTACCGTGTGAATGCATCAGGACAATTTGAATATGACGTTGTATTCCATGGTATGAATACAGAAGAAGGCGCTGTGAATAAAGCACCAGTTGCGGTTATAAATGGTCCCTATAGTGGGAATGTAAATGAAGCAATTTCGTTTAAAAGCGATGGATCAAAAGATGAAGATGGAAAAATTGTTGCTTATAAATGGGAGTTTGGTGATGGTACTGTAAGCAATGAACAAAATCCAACTCACGTGTATACAAAAGAAGGAACATATACAGCGAGATTAACAGTAACAGATGATAAAGGGTTAACGAATACTGTTACAACGAATGTAACAGTTCAAAAGAAAGAAGATAACAGTGTAGAAAAAGAACCAAACAATTCATTCCAGACAGCAAATACACTGCAATTCAATCAAGTTTTACGCGCAAGTTTAGGAAATGGTGATACGAGTGATTTCTTTGAAATAAATGTGGAAACGGCGAAAAATCTGCAAATTAATGTAACGAAGGAAAATAATATCGGAGTAAACTGGGTTCTTTATTCGGAAGCAGATTTAAATAACTATATTACGTATGCCCAGCAAGAGGGGAATAAGTTAGTAGGAAGTTACTACACGTATCCAGGTAAGTATTATTTACATGTGTATCAGTATGGTGGTGGATTTGGGAATTATACGGTAGAAGTGAAGTAG
- a CDS encoding GNAT family N-acetyltransferase has translation MNVSLLTPTTDLQEEYLDFYNEWKDSGETMIPWVITKDPSNFPAMVQELLDAHNGINLPDSWVPDSTYWLVTDHNRIIGAVNIHHSLTEHLFNAGGHIGYGIRPSERRKGYATKLLALSLEKAKELNITKALVVCDEVNTASEKTILHNGGLRDDDFTEEDGNVVRRFWIEL, from the coding sequence ATGAACGTCTCTTTACTTACACCTACTACCGATTTACAAGAAGAATACTTAGATTTTTATAACGAATGGAAAGATAGCGGTGAAACGATGATTCCGTGGGTTATTACAAAGGATCCTTCTAACTTCCCCGCTATGGTACAAGAATTACTCGATGCACATAATGGAATAAATCTTCCTGACTCTTGGGTACCAGATTCTACGTATTGGCTCGTTACAGATCATAATAGGATTATAGGAGCTGTTAATATACATCATAGTTTAACTGAACATTTATTTAACGCTGGCGGTCATATCGGTTATGGCATTCGCCCTTCTGAAAGAAGAAAAGGTTATGCTACGAAATTACTAGCATTATCACTGGAAAAAGCGAAGGAATTAAACATCACGAAAGCACTTGTCGTTTGCGATGAAGTAAATACTGCTTCAGAAAAAACAATTTTACATAACGGCGGGCTTCGTGATGATGATTTCACTGAGGAAGACGGAAATGTAGTAAGACGTTTTTGGATTGAGCTATGA
- a CDS encoding VOC family protein, whose translation MVKIHPKTRIGYVEFKVKDLERQIAFYENVVGLEVMKQEGNKAHLVGKGGKNTLLVLEKLEDGVLQEPRTTGIYHVAFLVPTRETFASALFDVIRNKNVIDSPVEQEGRYTYSNEILPISRFNSASDHTYSEAFYLQDLEGNGIEIYADRPRDQWGDGPGGSTPLDLKELATLVDYEFDGLPANTVVGHVHLRIANVEESHDFYVDTVGFEVQQREDDCLFISAGGYHHHIGANTWNGVNNPHPPAHATGLKVYTIVLPHKEALDEVKERLIEKQHEIHEITNGFTVVDPSGITVQFEIEVASEKRESV comes from the coding sequence ATGGTAAAAATTCATCCGAAGACACGTATTGGTTATGTGGAATTTAAAGTGAAAGATTTAGAGCGTCAAATTGCTTTTTATGAGAATGTAGTAGGGTTAGAAGTAATGAAACAAGAGGGAAATAAAGCGCATTTAGTTGGAAAAGGTGGAAAGAACACGTTACTAGTTCTTGAGAAATTAGAGGACGGGGTACTGCAAGAACCGCGTACGACTGGTATATATCATGTAGCCTTTTTAGTTCCGACTCGTGAGACGTTTGCTTCTGCACTATTTGATGTGATTCGTAATAAGAATGTAATTGATAGTCCGGTTGAGCAAGAGGGACGTTATACATATTCAAATGAAATTTTACCAATTTCAAGGTTTAATAGCGCAAGCGATCATACGTATAGCGAAGCGTTTTATTTACAAGACTTAGAGGGAAATGGTATTGAAATTTATGCGGATCGTCCGCGTGATCAATGGGGAGATGGGCCAGGAGGAAGTACCCCGCTTGATTTAAAAGAACTAGCAACGCTTGTTGATTATGAGTTTGATGGATTGCCTGCTAATACTGTCGTTGGACATGTACATTTACGAATAGCTAACGTAGAAGAGTCACATGACTTTTATGTAGATACAGTAGGCTTTGAAGTGCAGCAACGTGAAGATGACTGCTTATTCATTTCTGCAGGAGGATATCATCACCATATAGGCGCAAATACGTGGAACGGAGTAAATAATCCGCATCCACCAGCACATGCAACTGGACTTAAGGTATATACGATTGTATTACCGCATAAAGAAGCATTAGATGAAGTAAAAGAAAGATTAATAGAAAAACAGCATGAAATACACGAAATTACAAATGGATTTACTGTAGTCGATCCGAGTGGTATTACAGTACAGTTTGAAATAGAAGTAGCATCAGAAAAGCGAGAAAGTGTATAA
- a CDS encoding acyltransferase, with protein sequence MNSFYSQEELKKIGFLSVGKNVLISKKASIYNPGVISVGNNVRIDDFCILSGKVTIGSYSHIAAYTALYGGEVGIEMYDFANISSRTIVYAAIDDFSGNALMGPTIPNQYKNVKTGKVILKKHVIIGAHSIIFPNVVIGEGVAVGAMSMVKESLDDWYIYVGVPVRKIKARKRKIVELENEFLKSMNS encoded by the coding sequence ATGAATAGTTTTTATAGTCAAGAAGAGCTAAAGAAAATTGGATTTTTATCTGTTGGGAAAAATGTATTGATTAGTAAAAAAGCAAGTATATATAATCCAGGTGTTATATCAGTTGGTAATAATGTAAGGATTGATGACTTTTGTATTTTAAGTGGCAAAGTAACGATTGGAAGTTACTCGCATATAGCAGCGTATACAGCGTTATATGGAGGGGAAGTTGGGATTGAAATGTATGACTTTGCAAATATTTCATCGAGAACAATTGTATATGCAGCCATTGATGATTTTAGTGGAAATGCATTAATGGGGCCTACTATTCCAAATCAATATAAAAATGTGAAAACTGGAAAAGTTATTTTGAAAAAGCATGTGATTATTGGTGCGCATTCTATTATTTTTCCAAATGTAGTGATAGGAGAAGGAGTGGCAGTTGGTGCAATGAGCATGGTAAAAGAAAGTTTAGATGATTGGTATATTTATGTTGGGGTACCTGTAAGAAAAATAAAAGCCCGTAAAAGAAAGATAGTAGAATTAGAAAATGAATTTTTAAAAAGTATGAACTCTTGA